The segment GACAGGACCCTGGATAGGGCCCTTCACTGCTGATGGGAGGAGACAAATGGACCGTATGGGAAATCTGGTAGACGCTGGAACCGATGGTGGCTTCGCTTATTCCGGTCAACCCACTGGGTCAGACTGTATCTTTGCAGAGATTTCTGTCGGAACCGGGCGTAGTTTCGCCTGGTGAGGTCTGAAGGATGCTGCCATTTCTGGTTGTGCATGTGATGAACTTGATCCATCAAGGCACACAGCTCCCCCAAGGTACCTTGGTTTGAATCCACTGGGTCTTCGATATGAGCAATGACATTCCTGAGATAACTTTGCTTCTGCTTTTCTAGGTCTGACGGTGAAAATGTTGGAACATTAGTCCTCGTTTTGGCTTGCAGAACAGGAATGACTTCGCCTAGTCTTTTTTCATGGACCTTTAGCTTCCCAGAATCCTTGTCAAGAACATCCTTGCTTGATGAACTGGATACTGGTAACTTCATTTCAAAACTTGATTTATATGATCCATTTCTCTGGGATGACCCTGTATTAGGAGTCTCTGAATGGTCCAAGATCTGAGAGAATACAGGCGTAGGTTTCTTACTGTCGGACATATTTTTATCAGAAACAGTATGTTGAAAATTATTGTTTGAAGAAGGGAGTGGGGGCCCATCATAGGCAGAGTTATTGGGGCTGATCCCTTCAGATTCTGTGCAAAGTGTGCTCTCATTTGGGCTAAGATCATCTTCTCTCATTTCTTCCCCAAGGGAGGAGGGTTTTTCAGTAATTCTGGATGTAACTTTGGACACATAAGTCTTGTCCTTATCAAGTACATCACAAACTGTTGGATCAAATGGTGCAACTGTAACTTT is part of the Capra hircus breed San Clemente unplaced genomic scaffold, ASM170441v1, whole genome shotgun sequence genome and harbors:
- the LOC102187483 gene encoding S100P-binding protein encodes the protein MMCSLVPSEQSSGTSLLPKDNAPFSWSSLDEDELDDSLLELSDGEDDGYFSFTEEQIQELLKDDDLSNEHFPWGGGLPSDDSRNVEKGEKGSQIPLDIPQEKDSPYNMGPEAETPDTFKLPQLTISVGHGPTPTKPLNRRFALEKNLIKVTVAPFDPTVCDVLDKDKTYVSKVTSRITEKPSSLGEEMREDDLSPNESTLCTESEGISPNNSAYDGPPLPSSNNNFQHTVSDKNMSDSKKPTPVFSQILDHSETPNTGSSQRNGSYKSSFEMKLPVSSSSSKDVLDKDSGKLKVHEKRLGEVIPVLQAKTRTNVPTFSPSDLEKQKQSYLRNVIAHIEDPVDSNQGTLGELCALMDQVHHMHNQKWQHPSDLTRRNYARFRQKSLQRYSLTQWVDRNKRSHHRFQRLPDFPYGPFVSSHQQ